The Caldicellulosiruptor changbaiensis genome has a segment encoding these proteins:
- a CDS encoding molybdenum cofactor guanylyltransferase → MKNLFILAGGKSSRLGFDKLNITICGKNVVEIIDQNIGDLFDQKFIVVKEEKVLKLKNFKVIKDALKIDAPVAGVITSLIYSQSDKNFICACDMPFINRELVRYMLQFEGYDAVVPFYNGYFEPLCCVYSKTFLKSALECVSKGILSLNFALKNSNIKKIELNEILQFDSMLMSFKNINTIQDLEEANEQFKSAFAEHV, encoded by the coding sequence ATGAAAAATCTATTTATACTTGCAGGTGGAAAATCAAGCCGACTTGGCTTTGACAAGCTAAACATAACTATTTGTGGGAAGAACGTTGTTGAGATAATAGACCAAAACATAGGAGATTTATTTGATCAAAAGTTTATTGTTGTGAAAGAAGAAAAAGTCTTAAAGTTAAAAAATTTTAAAGTGATAAAAGATGCACTTAAAATTGATGCACCTGTGGCAGGAGTTATTACAAGTTTGATATATTCTCAAAGCGATAAAAATTTTATTTGTGCATGTGACATGCCGTTTATAAATAGAGAATTGGTAAGGTATATGCTACAGTTTGAAGGATATGATGCAGTTGTGCCATTTTACAATGGCTATTTTGAACCTTTATGCTGTGTGTATAGTAAAACATTTTTAAAAAGTGCACTTGAATGTGTTAGCAAAGGGATACTATCGCTTAACTTTGCACTAAAAAATTCAAATATAAAAAAGATAGAGCTAAATGAAATACTACAATTTGATAGCATGTTAATGAGCTTTAAGAATATAAACACTATACAAGATTTGGAGGAGGCAAATGAGCAATTTAAAAGTGCGTTTGCCGAGCATGTTTGA
- a CDS encoding molybdopterin-dependent oxidoreductase produces the protein MIKKVFCPLDCFDSCAILAEVQDGKALKLSGSKDHPITRGFLCKKGYRLLDKVYSEERIKKPLLRVKNDFHEVDWNTALDLIAERIEEILKRYNSSAILYYSGDGYEGYLKNIERLFFDYLGGATYSEGSLCWGAGLLAQKTDFGNSLSHSPFDLFNSNWIVLWGRNALWTNIHLYYLILEAKKQGKKVMVIDIYKSPTFKIADIGIVIKPSSDSYLAYGAIKYIIENGKEDRNFIDNHSIGFEEVKKIAESLSYKEVEEKCGISKAVIEQVAQVFLQKPVSTFIGYGPQRYTNGVNTVRTIDYLVAISGNVGIKGGGANFAHRFTQNLEPVFKDDKRAVNKRFYNRAKLGEYLKSLSDPPIEFVYISAGNPVSQCPDSDLVFRELQKRFVVNVDMFLTATSYASTLILPAASFLEKEDIFIPNMWHDYIGISEKAIEKIGEAKSEVEIINELAKRLNLDFPIKSEKEWVDVVKQHLEKNLNIKLEGHFTRGCAIDVPWEDRVFLTKSKKFEFKSEELGVAVPALDHTQKPLKNQLRLVTIHSDKTLHSQEFFERKKLAYINPLDAKRLNISDRDRILIYNGCGGFILEACISENVGRGFIIVEEGFQNEKIETINSCLFGFTAEKDSQAAFNSNFVFVKKVAT, from the coding sequence ATGATTAAAAAAGTTTTCTGCCCGCTTGATTGTTTTGACAGCTGTGCAATTTTGGCAGAAGTACAAGATGGCAAGGCTTTAAAACTTTCGGGTAGCAAAGACCATCCCATTACTCGGGGTTTTTTGTGCAAAAAAGGCTATAGACTACTTGACAAAGTTTACTCTGAGGAGAGAATAAAAAAACCCCTCTTGAGAGTGAAAAACGATTTTCACGAGGTTGACTGGAATACTGCACTTGATCTGATAGCAGAGAGAATAGAAGAAATTTTGAAAAGATACAATTCAAGTGCTATCTTGTACTACAGTGGCGATGGATACGAAGGATATTTAAAAAATATAGAGAGGCTATTTTTTGATTACTTGGGCGGAGCTACATATTCTGAAGGTAGCCTTTGTTGGGGTGCGGGTCTTCTTGCTCAGAAAACAGATTTTGGAAACTCTCTTTCTCATTCACCTTTTGATTTATTCAATTCTAACTGGATTGTGCTATGGGGGAGAAATGCGCTTTGGACGAACATTCACCTTTATTATCTTATTTTAGAGGCTAAGAAGCAGGGCAAAAAAGTAATGGTGATTGATATATATAAATCTCCTACTTTTAAGATAGCTGATATAGGAATTGTGATAAAACCATCTTCTGACTCTTATCTTGCGTATGGAGCAATTAAGTATATAATTGAAAATGGCAAAGAAGATAGAAATTTTATTGATAATCATTCTATTGGGTTTGAAGAAGTAAAGAAAATTGCCGAAAGTCTTTCATATAAAGAGGTTGAAGAAAAGTGTGGGATATCGAAAGCAGTAATTGAACAAGTTGCACAGGTTTTTTTGCAAAAGCCTGTTTCAACCTTTATTGGCTATGGACCACAGAGATATACAAATGGTGTTAATACAGTCAGGACAATTGACTATCTTGTTGCAATTTCTGGGAATGTAGGGATAAAAGGTGGCGGTGCGAATTTTGCTCACAGGTTTACTCAAAATCTCGAGCCTGTTTTCAAAGATGACAAGAGGGCTGTGAATAAGCGTTTTTATAATAGAGCAAAACTTGGAGAGTATCTCAAGAGTTTATCAGATCCGCCAATTGAATTTGTTTATATCTCAGCAGGAAATCCTGTTTCGCAATGTCCTGATTCTGACTTGGTGTTCAGGGAACTTCAAAAAAGGTTTGTGGTCAATGTAGATATGTTCTTGACAGCAACTTCTTATGCCTCTACCTTAATTTTGCCTGCAGCAAGTTTTCTGGAAAAGGAAGATATATTCATCCCGAATATGTGGCATGACTATATAGGCATTTCAGAAAAGGCTATTGAGAAGATAGGTGAAGCCAAGTCAGAGGTTGAGATAATAAATGAGCTTGCAAAAAGGCTAAATCTTGATTTTCCTATAAAATCCGAAAAAGAGTGGGTAGATGTTGTAAAACAGCACCTTGAGAAAAACCTGAATATAAAACTTGAAGGCCATTTTACAAGAGGCTGTGCAATCGATGTGCCATGGGAAGACAGAGTATTTTTGACAAAGAGCAAGAAATTTGAGTTTAAGAGTGAAGAATTAGGAGTAGCTGTACCAGCTTTGGATCATACTCAAAAACCTTTGAAAAATCAGCTAAGACTTGTTACAATTCACTCTGACAAGACGCTGCACTCTCAAGAGTTTTTTGAAAGAAAAAAGCTTGCTTATATCAATCCTCTTGATGCAAAGAGGTTAAACATCTCAGACAGGGATAGAATTTTAATATACAATGGATGTGGAGGTTTTATTTTGGAGGCTTGTATAAGCGAAAATGTTGGCAGAGGATTTATAATTGTTGAAGAGGGATTTCAAAATGAAAAGATTGAGACAATAAACTCTTGTCTTTTTGGTTTTACAGCTGAAAAAGACTCTCAGGCTGCTTTTAATTCTAATTTTGTGTTTGTCAAAAAGGTGGCAACATGA
- a CDS encoding NUDIX hydrolase: MSNLKVRLPSMFDLSEIDVSRDLIEKKIDIEIETQEFFEYVNSKINVDRIGEVVFAVKNGDFILLVRQDEYPQGLYRVPSGGIGIGEKVVDALKREVKEELGIDVQKFSLIGVIEYNLCYKHKSYKFFSFVFLIDDYKNDSFAETDGEISEVLFVEVPRIKDYCDIIEQQSGFWKDWGNLRYHSTYLVYEYLTQKRID, encoded by the coding sequence ATGAGCAATTTAAAAGTGCGTTTGCCGAGCATGTTTGATTTGAGTGAGATAGATGTATCAAGGGATTTGATAGAGAAAAAAATTGATATAGAGATTGAAACTCAAGAATTTTTTGAATATGTAAACTCTAAGATAAACGTTGACAGAATTGGTGAGGTTGTATTTGCTGTCAAAAATGGTGATTTTATTTTGCTTGTAAGGCAGGATGAGTACCCTCAAGGTTTGTACAGAGTACCATCAGGTGGGATTGGAATTGGTGAAAAAGTGGTTGATGCCTTGAAAAGAGAAGTAAAAGAGGAGCTCGGGATTGATGTTCAAAAGTTTTCTTTGATAGGTGTTATCGAGTACAATCTTTGTTATAAACACAAATCATATAAGTTTTTCTCTTTCGTCTTCTTAATAGATGATTACAAAAATGACAGCTTTGCAGAAACTGATGGAGAGATTTCTGAGGTTTTGTTTGTTGAAGTACCAAGGATAAAAGACTATTGCGATATTATTGAGCAGCAGAGCGGTTTTTGGAAGGACTGGGGGAATTTACGCTACCATTCTACTTATCTTGTATATGAATACCTAACACAAAAGAGAATAGATTGA